Proteins encoded by one window of Halanaerobiaceae bacterium ANBcell28:
- a CDS encoding HEAT repeat domain-containing protein, which translates to MLNYLENSIIIITIATLTLLLTILLYHSILYWQEKLYISKKEKWGPVFLQYLNEEIDLDKAADILNCDFSFLYKLFLGYLSNHNKVDRKDLYRLRALASKIGILDYYIKRLNSMSKKRRLRAISFLAKIEEVSVLNIYQKNLNDKDERIMLASCRAIARIGEHSLFVPVLRNLFNRTNMTFEGISDIMIIFGKGVSKDIQLLLEDYIDGKKDLAALFAVEEFVSLSLLIDILGYFKYKPAVKILEELLRREDNNEVIIHIFKALKKIGEVIAEDLHDYILNEDWVIRSQAVGYISTIRDSRYKEELESLLSDEHWWVRYYAAQALYEIGEKDLLIKITSASVFASDITRYVLAQNKEYVEDLSVEDLSVENLEGSLS; encoded by the coding sequence ATGCTAAATTATCTGGAAAATTCAATTATAATAATTACTATAGCTACTTTAACACTTTTATTGACAATTCTGCTGTATCATTCTATTTTGTACTGGCAGGAAAAATTGTATATAAGTAAGAAAGAAAAGTGGGGACCTGTCTTTCTACAATATCTTAATGAAGAAATAGATTTAGATAAAGCAGCAGATATACTAAATTGTGATTTTAGTTTTTTGTACAAGCTATTTCTAGGATATTTAAGTAATCATAATAAAGTTGATAGGAAGGATCTATATCGTTTAAGGGCATTAGCTAGTAAAATAGGTATCTTAGATTATTATATCAAAAGATTAAATTCTATGAGTAAGAAAAGAAGACTTAGGGCTATATCTTTTCTGGCAAAGATTGAGGAAGTAAGTGTATTGAATATATATCAAAAGAATTTAAATGATAAAGATGAAAGAATAATGTTGGCTAGTTGCAGAGCCATTGCCAGGATTGGTGAACATAGTCTTTTCGTTCCTGTATTAAGGAACTTATTTAATAGAACAAATATGACCTTTGAAGGTATCAGTGATATTATGATAATCTTTGGTAAAGGAGTATCTAAGGATATACAACTGTTACTAGAAGACTATATTGATGGAAAGAAAGATTTAGCTGCTTTATTTGCTGTAGAGGAGTTTGTCTCTCTTTCTTTATTAATTGATATATTGGGATACTTTAAATACAAACCAGCAGTCAAAATATTGGAGGAATTATTAAGACGAGAAGATAATAATGAGGTTATTATACATATCTTTAAAGCCCTAAAGAAGATTGGAGAAGTAATAGCAGAAGATTTGCATGACTATATTTTAAATGAAGATTGGGTTATTAGGAGTCAGGCTGTTGGCTATATAAGCACTATTAGAGACTCACGTTATAAAGAAGAACTAGAGTCTTTGCTAAGTGATGAGCATTGGTGGGTAAGATATTATGCAGCCCAGGCCTTATATGAAATTGGTGAAAAGGATTTATTAATTAAAATAACTAGTGCTTCAGTATTCGCTTCAGATATTACAAGATATGTACTTGCTCAAAACAAAGAATATGTAGAAGACTTGAGTGTAGAAGACTTGAGTGTAGAAAATTTAGAAGGGAGCTTATCATAA
- a CDS encoding DUF3267 domain-containing protein, translated as MKLNWKGRFKDKSQLEKGDLPENAVQFREPDSFLTLNIVACFFIIPVFILLGIAIYMKRELGLLEGTANYWDLRGFILAFIMILPHEFLHALAFPKEAEVQVWYSPKSLMAFVFSSYPVSKKRFIFLSLLPNMIFGFIPLIVWIFIPETYWFTDTLVSFAFLSLVMGGGDYMNVFNASWQMPRAAYTQSSGFHSFWFMPEKMKENF; from the coding sequence ATGAAGTTAAATTGGAAAGGGAGATTTAAAGATAAATCTCAGTTAGAAAAAGGTGATTTACCTGAAAATGCAGTTCAGTTTAGAGAACCAGATTCATTTCTTACTTTGAATATAGTAGCTTGTTTCTTTATTATACCTGTCTTTATTTTGCTAGGAATTGCTATATATATGAAAAGAGAACTTGGCTTACTTGAAGGAACTGCAAATTACTGGGATTTAAGAGGTTTTATATTAGCTTTTATTATGATTTTACCACATGAATTTTTGCATGCCCTTGCATTTCCAAAAGAAGCTGAAGTTCAGGTATGGTATTCACCAAAGAGTCTTATGGCTTTTGTTTTTTCAAGCTATCCTGTAAGTAAAAAAAGATTTATATTCTTATCATTATTACCCAATATGATATTTGGTTTCATACCCTTAATAGTATGGATATTCATTCCTGAAACTTACTGGTTTACTGATACTTTAGTCTCTTTTGCTTTTCTTAGTCTCGTAATGGGTGGAGGAGATTATATGAATGTCTTTAATGCCAGCTGGCAAATGCCAAGAGCGGCTTATACCCAGTCATCAGGTTTCCATTCTTTCTGGTTTATGCCTGAAAAAATGAAGGAAAATTTTTAG
- a CDS encoding cation-transporting P-type ATPase — MWHSIEKCEVLERLNSSEKGLSEAEVEKRLAEQGLNKLPESARESGVIRFLRHFHNVLIYILIIAAIVTAYMGHWIDTWVILAVVVVNAFIGFIQEEKAEKALESIKHMLAPKTMVLRDGKREEIDAEELVPGDIVLLSSGDKIPADVRILQADSFKVEESALTGESNEVSKNTNIVAEKAVLGDRKSMAYSGTKVRYGTATAVVVATGSDTELGKINTMISEAEDIETPLIRKINEFAKFLAIIIVGLAVLFFAFGYFFRDYAISELFLIVIGLAVASIPEGLPAIMTITLAIGVQKMARRNAIIRKLPSVETLGSVTVICSDKTGTLTRNEMTVKNVYTANAEYSVDGAGYAPEGNIKKADKKIDYQEDKTLAKMLYTNLLCNNTDLDQDQNGEWIIKGSPTEGALKTLAYKAGLNELESERLAVVPFDSKHKYMATLNKLDDGNYIFVNGAPDRLLALCQKQLAAEGEEKLDLNFWEEKIEEAATKGQRVLGSAYCQVDDDKNTLEIEDLEGNLVFLGLAGMIDPPRPEAIEAIKECKEAGIQVKMITGDHAITALSIGKEMGITDNDKAITGAELEDMDDEELKDIALEYDIFARTSPEHKLRLVRALQRRDQICAMTGDGVNDAPALKQADIGIAMGIKGTEVTKDSASMVLLDDNFATIVNAVEEGRTIFDNIRKTLFFLLPTNGAEALVLMIGLLLGIAMAITPVQILWVNMVTAITLALALSFEPMEENTMKLPPRDSKESILGLHFVWRIGFVSGLIGASTFLTYTIIKDAGYSIEFVRTVTVNTLVFCQMFYLLNCRKIHESVLGKGFFENKLVFVVSSVLIILQLLFTYLPAMNTLFGTEAIKTAYWIYPVVAGIFVFFFVELEKKVSNYIKGLNKKKD, encoded by the coding sequence ATGTGGCATAGTATTGAAAAGTGTGAAGTGTTGGAAAGATTAAATAGTAGTGAAAAAGGCTTATCAGAAGCTGAAGTGGAAAAGCGTCTGGCAGAGCAGGGATTGAATAAGCTACCAGAGTCAGCTAGAGAGAGTGGAGTAATACGTTTTCTAAGGCATTTCCATAATGTCTTAATCTATATTTTAATTATAGCTGCTATTGTTACTGCTTATATGGGACATTGGATTGACACCTGGGTTATACTGGCTGTAGTTGTTGTAAATGCTTTTATTGGTTTTATTCAGGAAGAAAAGGCGGAAAAGGCCCTGGAAAGTATTAAACATATGCTGGCTCCTAAAACTATGGTCTTGCGAGATGGGAAAAGAGAAGAAATAGATGCTGAAGAACTTGTCCCAGGTGATATAGTATTACTTTCTTCAGGAGATAAAATCCCAGCTGATGTGAGAATATTACAGGCTGATAGTTTCAAAGTTGAGGAATCAGCACTTACAGGAGAATCAAATGAGGTTAGCAAAAATACTAATATAGTAGCTGAGAAAGCAGTTCTTGGTGACAGAAAATCTATGGCTTATTCTGGAACTAAAGTGAGATATGGAACGGCTACTGCAGTTGTTGTGGCAACAGGCTCTGACACAGAGCTGGGTAAGATAAACACTATGATTTCTGAAGCAGAGGATATAGAAACACCACTTATAAGAAAGATAAATGAGTTTGCTAAGTTTCTGGCTATTATCATAGTTGGGTTGGCTGTATTGTTTTTTGCTTTTGGCTATTTTTTCAGGGATTACGCAATAAGTGAGTTGTTCTTAATTGTAATTGGACTAGCAGTTGCTTCTATTCCTGAAGGTCTTCCTGCTATTATGACTATAACTCTGGCAATTGGTGTACAGAAAATGGCCAGAAGAAATGCAATTATCAGGAAGCTGCCTTCAGTTGAAACACTAGGATCAGTGACAGTAATTTGCTCAGATAAGACTGGTACCCTTACCAGAAATGAAATGACTGTTAAGAATGTATATACAGCAAATGCTGAATATAGCGTGGATGGTGCAGGCTATGCTCCAGAAGGAAATATAAAGAAGGCTGATAAAAAGATTGATTATCAGGAGGATAAGACTTTAGCAAAAATGCTTTATACCAATCTCCTCTGTAATAATACCGACCTGGATCAGGACCAAAATGGAGAATGGATTATAAAAGGATCTCCAACTGAAGGTGCTTTAAAGACTCTTGCTTATAAAGCAGGATTAAATGAACTTGAGTCTGAAAGGCTGGCTGTAGTTCCTTTTGATTCTAAACACAAATATATGGCGACATTAAATAAATTAGATGATGGGAATTATATCTTTGTAAATGGAGCACCTGATAGATTGCTGGCCCTTTGTCAAAAACAGCTGGCTGCTGAAGGTGAAGAGAAATTGGATCTGAATTTCTGGGAGGAAAAAATAGAGGAGGCTGCTACTAAGGGACAAAGGGTTTTGGGCTCAGCTTATTGTCAGGTAGATGATGATAAAAACACTCTAGAAATAGAAGATTTAGAAGGGAATCTAGTATTTCTAGGACTGGCTGGCATGATAGATCCGCCACGACCAGAAGCCATTGAAGCTATCAAAGAATGTAAAGAGGCTGGGATACAGGTGAAAATGATTACTGGTGACCATGCTATTACTGCTCTTTCTATTGGTAAAGAAATGGGAATCACTGATAATGATAAGGCCATTACAGGAGCTGAATTGGAAGATATGGATGATGAAGAATTAAAAGATATTGCCCTAGAATATGACATCTTTGCTAGAACCAGCCCTGAACATAAGTTGCGCCTTGTGCGTGCTTTACAAAGACGAGATCAAATTTGTGCTATGACAGGTGATGGTGTTAATGATGCTCCAGCTCTGAAACAGGCTGATATTGGAATTGCTATGGGTATAAAAGGCACTGAAGTTACCAAGGATTCAGCTTCTATGGTACTTCTTGATGATAACTTTGCGACTATTGTTAATGCAGTTGAAGAAGGAAGGACTATCTTTGATAATATACGGAAAACCCTATTTTTTCTCTTACCTACAAATGGCGCAGAAGCCCTTGTTTTGATGATTGGTCTGTTACTGGGGATTGCTATGGCTATTACTCCTGTACAGATTTTGTGGGTGAATATGGTTACAGCTATTACCCTTGCACTGGCTCTGTCCTTTGAGCCTATGGAAGAAAACACCATGAAACTACCACCCAGAGATTCCAAGGAATCTATACTGGGACTACATTTTGTCTGGAGAATAGGTTTTGTATCAGGTCTAATTGGAGCGTCTACCTTTTTGACCTATACCATTATCAAAGATGCTGGCTATAGTATTGAATTTGTTAGAACTGTAACTGTTAATACACTGGTTTTCTGTCAGATGTTTTATCTTTTAAACTGTCGTAAGATTCATGAATCTGTACTTGGAAAAGGTTTTTTTGAGAACAAATTGGTATTCGTAGTTAGTTCTGTTTTAATAATTTTGCAGTTGCTTTTCACATATCTACCTGCGATGAACACATTATTTGGCACAGAAGCTATTAAAACTGCATATTGGATTTACCCTGTAGTTGCAGGAATTTTTGTCTTTTTCTTTGTAGAACTTGAGAAAAAAGTAAGTAATTATATTAAAGGATTAAATAAGAAAAAGGACTAA